The Montipora capricornis isolate CH-2021 chromosome 6, ASM3666992v2, whole genome shotgun sequence genome has a window encoding:
- the LOC138052333 gene encoding uncharacterized protein isoform X4, protein MASLSVIRWLLCSTLLFGFLEFEPANGNHTTDQPFPFPNMSEVSLCACLDSQHRIYNLASLAKSGGSPRFTAKAKDSYWYSYNPCKSFTLGTFGDCSGGDVAICRWTNDPSYWDIGSQKSARCAHTSQRTMKLVYTKGSQWHSEVHLKCDPERKGIQDAEFTVITDVKAGAMKFCLKHNCACPDGCPEDPTKRSSVTTPSSIGSATVVPCWYQ, encoded by the exons ATGGCTTCACTAAGCGTCATCAGGTGGCTTTTGTGCTCGACCTTGCTATTTGGTTTCCTTGAGTTTGAACCAGCGAATGGAAACCATACAACAGACCAGCCTTTTCCTTTTCCCAACATGTCAGAAGTTTCTCTGTGCGCTTGCCTTGATAGCCAGCACAGAATTTATAATTTAGCGAGCCTAGCGAAATCAGGGGGAAGTCCAAG GTTTACTGCAAAAGCAAAGGATAGCTATTGGTACAGCTACAATCCATGCAAATCATTTACGTTGGGGACGTTTGGAGACTGCTCCGGAGGTGATGTTGCT ATTTGCAGGTGGACTAATGACCCAAGTTATTGGGACATAGGATCTCAGAAAAGTGCAAGGTGTGCCCATACCTCTCAACGTACAATGAAATTGGTGTATAC CAAAGGAAGCCAGTGGCATTCTGAGGTCCATCTAAAATGCGATCCCGAAAGGAAAGGCATTCAAGATGCGGAGTTTACAGTTATTACAGATGTTAAAGCTGGTGCTATG AAATTTTGTCTAAAGCACAACTGCGCGTGTCCAGATGGGTGTCCAGAAGATCCTACAAAAAGATCGTCGGTGACAACTCCTA GTAGCATAGGATCTGCGACTGTCGTCCCATGTTGGTACCAGTAA
- the LOC138052333 gene encoding uncharacterized protein isoform X5, whose product MASLSVIRWLLCSTLLFGFLEFEPANGNHTTDQPFPFPNMSEVSLCACLDSQHRIYNLASLAKSGGSPRFTAKAKDSYWYSYNPCKSFTLGTFGDCSGGDVAICRWTNDPSYWDIGSQKSARCAHTSQRTMKLVYTKGSQWHSEVHLKCDPERKGIQDAEFTVITDVKAGAMKFCLKHNCACPDGCPEDPTKRSSVTTPNFNENKREQRNNE is encoded by the exons ATGGCTTCACTAAGCGTCATCAGGTGGCTTTTGTGCTCGACCTTGCTATTTGGTTTCCTTGAGTTTGAACCAGCGAATGGAAACCATACAACAGACCAGCCTTTTCCTTTTCCCAACATGTCAGAAGTTTCTCTGTGCGCTTGCCTTGATAGCCAGCACAGAATTTATAATTTAGCGAGCCTAGCGAAATCAGGGGGAAGTCCAAG GTTTACTGCAAAAGCAAAGGATAGCTATTGGTACAGCTACAATCCATGCAAATCATTTACGTTGGGGACGTTTGGAGACTGCTCCGGAGGTGATGTTGCT ATTTGCAGGTGGACTAATGACCCAAGTTATTGGGACATAGGATCTCAGAAAAGTGCAAGGTGTGCCCATACCTCTCAACGTACAATGAAATTGGTGTATAC CAAAGGAAGCCAGTGGCATTCTGAGGTCCATCTAAAATGCGATCCCGAAAGGAAAGGCATTCAAGATGCGGAGTTTACAGTTATTACAGATGTTAAAGCTGGTGCTATG AAATTTTGTCTAAAGCACAACTGCGCGTGTCCAGATGGGTGTCCAGAAGATCCTACAAAAAGATCGTCGGTGACAACTCCTA acttcaatgaaaacaaaagggagcaacgaaacaatgaatga
- the LOC138052333 gene encoding uncharacterized protein isoform X7, with amino-acid sequence MASLSVIRWLLCSTLLFGFLEFEPANGNHTTDQPFPFPNMSEVSLCACLDSQHRIYNLASLAKSGGSPRFTAKAKDSYWYSYNPCKSFTLGTFGDCSGGDVAICRWTNDPSYWDIGSQKSARCAHTSQRTMKLVYTKGSQWHSEVHLKCDPERKGIQDAEFTVITDVKAGAMKFCLKHNCACPDGCPEDPTKRSSVTTPTG; translated from the exons ATGGCTTCACTAAGCGTCATCAGGTGGCTTTTGTGCTCGACCTTGCTATTTGGTTTCCTTGAGTTTGAACCAGCGAATGGAAACCATACAACAGACCAGCCTTTTCCTTTTCCCAACATGTCAGAAGTTTCTCTGTGCGCTTGCCTTGATAGCCAGCACAGAATTTATAATTTAGCGAGCCTAGCGAAATCAGGGGGAAGTCCAAG GTTTACTGCAAAAGCAAAGGATAGCTATTGGTACAGCTACAATCCATGCAAATCATTTACGTTGGGGACGTTTGGAGACTGCTCCGGAGGTGATGTTGCT ATTTGCAGGTGGACTAATGACCCAAGTTATTGGGACATAGGATCTCAGAAAAGTGCAAGGTGTGCCCATACCTCTCAACGTACAATGAAATTGGTGTATAC CAAAGGAAGCCAGTGGCATTCTGAGGTCCATCTAAAATGCGATCCCGAAAGGAAAGGCATTCAAGATGCGGAGTTTACAGTTATTACAGATGTTAAAGCTGGTGCTATG AAATTTTGTCTAAAGCACAACTGCGCGTGTCCAGATGGGTGTCCAGAAGATCCTACAAAAAGATCGTCGGTGACAACTCCTA CAGGCtaa
- the LOC138052330 gene encoding uncharacterized protein isoform X1: MASLSGIRWLLYSTVLFSFLECESANGNHTTEQPFPFSNMSEVSLCACLDSQHRIYNLASLAKSGGSPRFTVKAEDGYWYSYNPCKSFTLGTFGDCSGSDVAICRWTNDTLYEDIGSQNSARCGLASQRTMKLVYTKGSLWHSEVHLKCDPERKSIQSAEFTVITDLKAGAMKFCLKHNCACPDGCPEDPTKRSSVTTPKYTAWQSTRTTAPSRTTKKTTRAITEKATSPSRTSGKTSSSTNGTTGFSLYTMYTFVPPFQGFPYESQLTPLAISLVALGIVFFVMLAVLSIRFCIRRWGHNDGNDVKQHLLAGAQSAVDVTKNICPKSDDGGRTKNLLNASQPLPVSSPNLDCNITVSKKDDFNEVKIASGPV, from the exons ATGGCTTCACTGAGCGGCATCAGGTGGCTTTTGTACTCGACCGTCCTGTTTAGTTTCCTTGAGTGTGAATCAGCGAATGGCAACCATACAACAGAACAGCCTTTTCCTTTTTCCAACATGTCAGAAGTGTCTCTGTGCGCTTGCCTTGATAGCCAGCACAGAATTTATAATTTAGCGAGTCTAGCGAAATCAGGGGGAAGTCCAAG GTTTACTGTAAAAGCAGAGGATGGATATTGGTACAGCTACAATCCATGCAAATCATTTACGTTGGGGACGTTTGGAGACTGCTCCGGAAGTGATGTTGCT ATTTGCAGGTGGACTAATGACACGCTTTATGAGGACATAGGATCTCAGAATAGTGCAAGGTGTGGCCTTGCCTCTCAACGTACAATGAAATTGGTGTATAC CAAAGGAAGCCTGTGGCATTCTGAAGTCCATCTAAAATGCGATCCTGAAAGGAAAAGCATTCAATCTGCCGAGTTTACAGTTATTACAGATCTTAAAGCTGGTGCTATG AAATTTTGTCTAAAGCACAACTGCGCGTGTCCAGATGGATGTCCAGAGGATCCTACAAAAAGATCGTCGGTGACAACTCCTA AATACACTGCCTGGCAGAGCACAAGGACAACTGCACCTTCCaggacaacaaagaaaacaactcgGGCAATAACAGAGAAGGCTACTTCGCCTTCCAGAACATCTGGGAAAACATCTAGTTCAACAAATGGGACAACTGGCTTTTCTCTGTATACAATGTATACCTTTGTACCACCATTTCAAG GTTTTCCATATGAGTCGCAGTTGACGCCGCTAGCGATTTCCCTTGTAGCACTCGGAATTGTGTTCTTCGTAATGCTTGCAGTCCTCTCAATACGTTTTTGTATCAGGCGTTGGGGCCATAACGACGGCAATGACGTCAAGCAACACCTCTTAGCTGGTGCACAGAGTGCCGTCGATGTAACTAAAAACATTTGTCCTAAATCAGATGATGGTGGCAGAACTAAAAATCTACTCAATGCATCTCAACCACTTCCAGTGAGCTCGCCGAACTTGGACTGCAACATTACGGTGTCTAAGAAAGATGACTTCAACGAAGTTAAGATAGCTAGCGGGCCTGTTTGA
- the LOC138052333 gene encoding uncharacterized protein isoform X1, translating to MASLSVIRWLLCSTLLFGFLEFEPANGNHTTDQPFPFPNMSEVSLCACLDSQHRIYNLASLAKSGGSPRFTAKAKDSYWYSYNPCKSFTLGTFGDCSGGDVAICRWTNDPSYWDIGSQKSARCAHTSQRTMKLVYTKGSQWHSEVHLKCDPERKGIQDAEFTVITDVKAGAMKFCLKHNCACPDGCPEDPTKRSSVTTPSDAPSWKKTVISVVIAAGGILFVFIAIIAIVRLVRRRNIQAEQRPLINGGDNQGHEQINVPPAAASRQADESSDDEECFTPPTVSMTSISEHDSSGSKDTNKQGPRRVRGGASPAKLNVLV from the exons ATGGCTTCACTAAGCGTCATCAGGTGGCTTTTGTGCTCGACCTTGCTATTTGGTTTCCTTGAGTTTGAACCAGCGAATGGAAACCATACAACAGACCAGCCTTTTCCTTTTCCCAACATGTCAGAAGTTTCTCTGTGCGCTTGCCTTGATAGCCAGCACAGAATTTATAATTTAGCGAGCCTAGCGAAATCAGGGGGAAGTCCAAG GTTTACTGCAAAAGCAAAGGATAGCTATTGGTACAGCTACAATCCATGCAAATCATTTACGTTGGGGACGTTTGGAGACTGCTCCGGAGGTGATGTTGCT ATTTGCAGGTGGACTAATGACCCAAGTTATTGGGACATAGGATCTCAGAAAAGTGCAAGGTGTGCCCATACCTCTCAACGTACAATGAAATTGGTGTATAC CAAAGGAAGCCAGTGGCATTCTGAGGTCCATCTAAAATGCGATCCCGAAAGGAAAGGCATTCAAGATGCGGAGTTTACAGTTATTACAGATGTTAAAGCTGGTGCTATG AAATTTTGTCTAAAGCACAACTGCGCGTGTCCAGATGGGTGTCCAGAAGATCCTACAAAAAGATCGTCGGTGACAACTCCTA GTGATGCCCCTTCCTGGAAGAAAACCGTTATATCAGTTGTTATCGCCGCTGGAGGCATCTTATTTGTTTTCATTGCAATTATTGCCATCGTTCGCTTGGTTAGGAGACGAAACATTCAAGCAGAACAAAGACCTCTGATTAATGGAGGAGACAACCAAGGACACGAACAAATAAACGTCCCTCCTGCAGCAGCTTCGAGACAGGCAGACGAATCTTCGGATGATGAGGAGTGTTTCACTCCGCCGACGGTGTCGATGACTTCTATTAGCGAACATGACTCCAGTGGAAGCAAAGACACAAACAAACAGGGACCGCGCAGAGTAAGGGGCGGCGCGAGCCCTGCTAAACTAAACGTATTAGTTTGA
- the LOC138052333 gene encoding uncharacterized protein isoform X2, with the protein MASLSVIRWLLCSTLLFGFLEFEPANGNHTTDQPFPFPNMSEVSLCACLDSQHRIYNLASLAKSGGSPRFTAKAKDSYWYSYNPCKSFTLGTFGDCSGGDVAICRWTNDPSYWDIGSQKSARCAHTSQRTMKLVYTKGSQWHSEVHLKCDPERKGIQDAEFTVITDVKAGAMKFCLKHNCACPDGCPEDPTKRSSVTTPTSLWDVKEPTQYSIRVGGVVPGVVAVLLSPAEVAGLA; encoded by the exons ATGGCTTCACTAAGCGTCATCAGGTGGCTTTTGTGCTCGACCTTGCTATTTGGTTTCCTTGAGTTTGAACCAGCGAATGGAAACCATACAACAGACCAGCCTTTTCCTTTTCCCAACATGTCAGAAGTTTCTCTGTGCGCTTGCCTTGATAGCCAGCACAGAATTTATAATTTAGCGAGCCTAGCGAAATCAGGGGGAAGTCCAAG GTTTACTGCAAAAGCAAAGGATAGCTATTGGTACAGCTACAATCCATGCAAATCATTTACGTTGGGGACGTTTGGAGACTGCTCCGGAGGTGATGTTGCT ATTTGCAGGTGGACTAATGACCCAAGTTATTGGGACATAGGATCTCAGAAAAGTGCAAGGTGTGCCCATACCTCTCAACGTACAATGAAATTGGTGTATAC CAAAGGAAGCCAGTGGCATTCTGAGGTCCATCTAAAATGCGATCCCGAAAGGAAAGGCATTCAAGATGCGGAGTTTACAGTTATTACAGATGTTAAAGCTGGTGCTATG AAATTTTGTCTAAAGCACAACTGCGCGTGTCCAGATGGGTGTCCAGAAGATCCTACAAAAAGATCGTCGGTGACAACTCCTA cttccctgtgggacgttaaagaacccacacagtaTTCAATAAGAGTAGGGGgtgtagtccccggtgttgtggctgtcctgttgtCTCCAGcggaagtggccggcttggcgtga
- the LOC138052333 gene encoding uncharacterized protein isoform X6, whose amino-acid sequence MASLSVIRWLLCSTLLFGFLEFEPANGNHTTDQPFPFPNMSEVSLCACLDSQHRIYNLASLAKSGGSPRFTAKAKDSYWYSYNPCKSFTLGTFGDCSGGDVAICRWTNDPSYWDIGSQKSARCAHTSQRTMKLVYTKGSQWHSEVHLKCDPERKGIQDAEFTVITDVKAGAMKFCLKHNCACPDGCPEDPTKRSSVTTPTRLQ is encoded by the exons ATGGCTTCACTAAGCGTCATCAGGTGGCTTTTGTGCTCGACCTTGCTATTTGGTTTCCTTGAGTTTGAACCAGCGAATGGAAACCATACAACAGACCAGCCTTTTCCTTTTCCCAACATGTCAGAAGTTTCTCTGTGCGCTTGCCTTGATAGCCAGCACAGAATTTATAATTTAGCGAGCCTAGCGAAATCAGGGGGAAGTCCAAG GTTTACTGCAAAAGCAAAGGATAGCTATTGGTACAGCTACAATCCATGCAAATCATTTACGTTGGGGACGTTTGGAGACTGCTCCGGAGGTGATGTTGCT ATTTGCAGGTGGACTAATGACCCAAGTTATTGGGACATAGGATCTCAGAAAAGTGCAAGGTGTGCCCATACCTCTCAACGTACAATGAAATTGGTGTATAC CAAAGGAAGCCAGTGGCATTCTGAGGTCCATCTAAAATGCGATCCCGAAAGGAAAGGCATTCAAGATGCGGAGTTTACAGTTATTACAGATGTTAAAGCTGGTGCTATG AAATTTTGTCTAAAGCACAACTGCGCGTGTCCAGATGGGTGTCCAGAAGATCCTACAAAAAGATCGTCGGTGACAACTCCTA ccagacttcaatga